Proteins encoded within one genomic window of Candidatus Zixiibacteriota bacterium:
- a CDS encoding inorganic phosphate transporter: protein MSALLVFVLALVLLAEFVNGWTDAPNAIVTVVSTKVLSRTQAVALAVVFNVIGVLSGTAVATTIGKGIVDLAVVNPPTIAASLIGVIVWGSVAARFGIPTSESHALVAGLAGAALGVAGPEALVWSGWRKVLIGLVMSSAVGLGGGFLLATLVKKAFASTAPAATGRRFRHWQVVSAAFMAFNHGSNDGQKFMGVFAMVLVLGGVLPHFSVPLWVVALCAVTMGIGTSIGGWRIIREMGMRMVDIKPWQGFCAETAAGLTIFSASHFGIPLSTTHSITTSLMGVAASGRISRVRWDIAQKVAWAWLLTFPICAALAFLASLLIKAVFPPT from the coding sequence ATGTCCGCTCTTCTTGTCTTCGTGCTCGCGCTGGTCCTGCTGGCCGAATTCGTGAACGGCTGGACCGACGCGCCGAATGCCATCGTCACGGTCGTCTCGACCAAGGTCCTGTCGCGCACGCAGGCGGTGGCGTTGGCCGTTGTGTTCAACGTCATCGGTGTGCTGTCGGGCACCGCCGTGGCCACGACGATCGGCAAGGGGATCGTGGATCTGGCGGTGGTGAATCCGCCGACCATTGCCGCCAGTCTGATCGGCGTCATTGTCTGGGGCTCGGTGGCGGCGCGTTTCGGGATTCCGACCAGCGAATCGCATGCGCTGGTGGCGGGGCTGGCCGGGGCGGCGTTGGGCGTGGCGGGGCCGGAGGCGTTGGTCTGGAGCGGATGGAGAAAAGTGCTGATCGGTCTGGTGATGTCCAGCGCCGTCGGTCTTGGCGGCGGTTTCCTTTTGGCGACGCTCGTCAAGAAGGCGTTTGCCTCCACGGCTCCGGCCGCGACGGGCCGGCGGTTTCGGCATTGGCAGGTTGTCTCGGCGGCGTTCATGGCGTTCAATCACGGCTCGAACGACGGGCAGAAGTTTATGGGGGTATTCGCCATGGTGCTGGTTCTGGGCGGCGTGTTGCCGCACTTCAGCGTGCCGCTCTGGGTCGTGGCTCTCTGCGCGGTGACGATGGGCATCGGGACCTCGATCGGCGGATGGCGAATCATTCGTGAAATGGGCATGCGCATGGTCGACATCAAGCCGTGGCAGGGGTTTTGTGCCGAGACGGCCGCCGGCCTCACGATCTTCTCCGCCTCGCATTTCGGGATTCCACTGAGCACGACGCACTCCATCACGACGTCTCTCATGGGCGTGGCGGCCTCCGGGCGAATCTCGCGGGTCCGTTGGGACATCGCGCAAAAGGTGGCCTGGGCGTGGTTGCTCACGTTTCCCATCTGCGCCGCCCTCGCCTTCCTGGCGTCGCTACTTATCAAAGCCGTTTTCCCGCCGACCTGA
- a CDS encoding cytochrome c3 family protein, whose protein sequence is MECRACHPTGKRIGRLTMACAACHAGWNQENFSHAVTGLQLDETHVQVDCTDCHPGRHYDTPPNCAGCHDDGRAAKDAPPGTRVTPRG, encoded by the coding sequence CTGGAGTGCCGTGCCTGTCATCCCACTGGGAAACGCATTGGGCGCCTCACCATGGCCTGTGCCGCCTGTCACGCCGGCTGGAATCAGGAGAACTTCTCCCATGCTGTGACCGGTCTCCAGCTCGACGAGACCCATGTCCAAGTTGACTGCACCGACTGTCATCCCGGACGCCATTACGACACACCGCCCAACTGCGCCGGTTGTCACGATGATGGGCGCGCCGCCAAGGATGCTCCCCCCGGGACTCGCGTGACCCCGCGCGGCTGA